The Streptomyces laurentii genome contains a region encoding:
- a CDS encoding molybdate ABC transporter, inner membrane subunit (ABC transporter ATP-binding subunit; UniProt-pubmed:20624727; subcellular_location:Membrane; Multi-pass membrane protein (By similarity); UniProt-pubmed:21463507; UniProt-pubmed:18375553;~ABC transporter signature motif;~ABC-ATPase subunit interface;~ABC-type spermidine/putrescine transport systems, ATPase components [Aminoacid transportand metabolism]; COG3842;~ABC-type sulfate transport system, permease component [Posttranslational modification, protein turnover, chaperones]; COG0555;~ATP binding site [chemical binding];~ATP-binding cassette transporter nucleotide-binding domain; cl17201;~D-loop;~H-loop/switch region;~Molybdate ABC transporter, inner membrane subunit [Streptomyces fulvissimus DSM40593];~Molybdopterin-binding protein [Coenzyme metabolism]; COG3585;~Q-loop/lid;~Transmembrane subunit (TM) foundin Periplasmic Binding Protein (PBP)-dependent ATP-Binding Cassette (ABC) transporters which generally bind type 2 PBPs. These types of transporters consist of a PBP, two TMs, and two cytoplasmic ABC ATPase subunits, and...; cd06261;~Walker A/P-loop;~Walker B;~conserved gate region;~dimer interface [polypeptide binding];~identified by MetaGeneAnnotator; putative;~putative PBP binding loops) has product MPNRPRTPLALAVPALLAVALLLLPLAGILARTEWGEIGTHLSRPGTVEALKLSLVVSFWALGLSLLLGVPLAWLLARVPFRGKAFVRSLVLLPMVLPPTVGGVALLLAFGRRGLLGPWLEDTFGIILPFHTSGAVLSATFVAMPFLVISLEGALAGLRPRYEETAASLGASPLRVFGTVTLPMVAPGLLAGAALTWARALGEFGATITFAGNLPGTTQTLPLEVYLLLQDDPEAATSVSLLLLVIAMTVLVALRGRFAAAPRSGRAAPGTPGAADVPGDPAGAGVGAVPLPDTAPAPDPAPAPEPEAAGRWALHAEVDGFVRLVLDAEPGTTIAVVGPNGAGKTTLLRALLGLTPRAHAALSLGDTDVTALPPHRRQVAWVPQDGALFPHLTALANTAYGLRARGVPRAEARHTARMWLDRLGVGALAERRPAQLSGGQAQRVALARALAARPRLLLLDEPLAALDQTTRAQVRHALRGHLAGFGGVCLIVTHDPVEAVSLADRVLVLEDGRALQDASPAEVTRHPRSPWVARMLGRNAWPGTATGDGLALADGGTLVAAEPLPAGAAALAVIPPEAVAVHRERPGGSPRNVWPGTVREITASGSRLRVLVTSDRVPPLVAEITPQAAADLGLADGTPVWTGVKATEVTVVPL; this is encoded by the coding sequence ATGCCGAACCGGCCCCGTACCCCCCTCGCCCTCGCCGTCCCCGCGCTGCTCGCGGTCGCCCTCCTGCTGCTGCCGCTCGCCGGCATCCTCGCCCGCACCGAATGGGGCGAGATCGGGACGCACCTGAGCCGGCCGGGCACGGTCGAGGCGCTGAAGCTGTCGCTGGTCGTCTCGTTCTGGGCGCTCGGGCTGTCCCTGCTGCTCGGGGTGCCGCTGGCGTGGCTCCTGGCGCGGGTGCCGTTCCGGGGCAAGGCGTTCGTCCGCAGTCTGGTGCTGCTCCCGATGGTCCTGCCGCCCACCGTCGGCGGCGTGGCGCTGCTGCTCGCCTTCGGGCGGCGCGGACTGCTCGGACCCTGGCTGGAGGACACCTTCGGCATCATCCTGCCCTTCCACACCTCCGGCGCGGTGCTCTCCGCGACGTTCGTGGCCATGCCGTTTCTGGTGATCAGCCTGGAGGGCGCGCTCGCCGGACTGCGCCCCCGGTACGAGGAGACGGCGGCGTCGCTGGGCGCCTCGCCGCTGCGGGTGTTCGGGACGGTGACGCTGCCGATGGTGGCGCCCGGGCTGCTCGCGGGCGCGGCGCTGACCTGGGCGCGGGCGCTCGGCGAGTTCGGGGCCACGATCACCTTCGCGGGCAACCTGCCGGGCACCACCCAGACGCTGCCGCTGGAGGTCTATCTGCTGCTGCAGGACGACCCGGAGGCGGCGACCTCGGTCTCGCTGCTGTTGCTCGTCATCGCGATGACGGTGCTGGTCGCGCTGCGCGGACGCTTCGCCGCGGCTCCCCGGTCGGGCCGGGCGGCCCCCGGGACCCCCGGCGCGGCCGACGTGCCCGGGGACCCGGCGGGCGCCGGGGTCGGAGCCGTACCCCTGCCGGACACTGCCCCGGCCCCGGACCCGGCCCCTGCTCCGGAGCCGGAGGCCGCGGGACGCTGGGCGCTGCACGCCGAGGTCGACGGCTTCGTCCGGCTCGTCCTGGACGCCGAGCCCGGCACCACGATCGCCGTCGTCGGCCCCAACGGCGCCGGGAAGACCACCCTGCTGCGCGCCCTGCTCGGGCTGACTCCGCGCGCCCATGCCGCCCTCTCCCTCGGGGACACCGACGTCACCGCGCTGCCGCCGCACCGCCGGCAGGTGGCGTGGGTGCCGCAGGACGGCGCGCTGTTCCCGCATCTGACGGCGCTCGCCAACACCGCGTACGGCCTGCGGGCCCGCGGGGTGCCGCGCGCCGAGGCCCGGCATACGGCCCGGATGTGGCTGGACCGGCTCGGCGTCGGCGCGCTCGCCGAACGACGTCCGGCGCAGCTGTCCGGCGGGCAGGCCCAGCGGGTCGCGCTGGCCCGGGCGCTGGCCGCCCGCCCCCGGCTGCTGCTGCTCGACGAGCCGCTGGCCGCCCTCGACCAGACCACCCGCGCGCAGGTACGGCACGCCCTGCGCGGGCATCTCGCCGGGTTCGGCGGGGTCTGTCTGATCGTCACCCACGACCCGGTCGAGGCGGTGTCGCTCGCCGACCGGGTGCTCGTCCTGGAGGACGGGCGGGCGCTCCAGGACGCCTCGCCCGCCGAGGTCACCCGGCATCCGCGCTCGCCGTGGGTGGCCCGGATGCTGGGCCGCAACGCCTGGCCGGGCACGGCGACCGGCGACGGGCTGGCACTCGCCGACGGCGGCACGCTGGTGGCCGCCGAACCGCTGCCGGCCGGGGCGGCGGCGCTGGCGGTCATCCCGCCCGAGGCGGTGGCCGTGCACCGCGAACGGCCGGGTGGCAGCCCCCGTAACGTCTGGCCGGGCACCGTACGGGAGATCACCGCGAGCGGCAGCCGGCTGCGGGTCCTGGTCACCTCGGACCGGGTGCCGCCGCTGGTCGCCGAGATCACCCCGCAGGCGGCCGCCGACCTGGGTCTCGCGGACGGCACGCCGGTGTGGACGGGCGTGAAGGCGACCGAGGTGACCGTCGTCCCGCTGTGA
- a CDS encoding NAD-dependent epimerase/dehydratase (COG0451 Nucleoside-diphosphate-sugar epimerases;~NAD(P) binding site [chemical binding];~NAD-dependent epimerase/dehydratase [Streptomyces bingchenggensis BCW-1];~Nucleoside-diphosphate-sugar epimerases [Cell envelope biogenesis, outer membrane / Carbohydrate transport andmetabolism]; COG0451;~extended (e) SDRs; cd08946;~identified by MetaGeneAnnotator; putative;~substrate binding site [chemical binding]), which yields MSLGTVAVTGAAGTIGSAVREALRHEADRLVLLDRVPLTPETENEDVRTVDLRDADAVESALAGVDRVLHLGGVPDEAPLPELLEANVLGTHHVLEAARRLGIARVVVASSNRVTGFHPAGHPTGPREPVRPDGLYGVSKVAVEALGQLYADKFGLSVICLRIGSFERVPTEPRHLSTWLSPRDAVGYIRAALAAPPTTRFATVYAVSANTRRFWELPDPSELAYTPVDDAELHSAGIPGSDLPVDVTAPQAGPYADPEFTLKHLRR from the coding sequence GTGAGTCTGGGAACGGTGGCGGTGACAGGAGCCGCGGGCACGATCGGTTCCGCGGTGCGGGAGGCGTTGCGGCACGAGGCGGACCGGCTGGTCCTGCTCGACCGCGTACCGCTCACTCCGGAGACCGAGAACGAGGACGTGCGCACGGTGGACCTGCGGGACGCCGACGCGGTGGAGTCGGCCCTCGCGGGTGTCGACCGGGTGCTCCACCTGGGCGGCGTGCCCGACGAGGCGCCCCTGCCGGAGCTGCTCGAAGCCAACGTGCTGGGCACCCACCACGTCCTGGAGGCGGCGCGGCGGCTCGGGATCGCGCGCGTGGTGGTGGCGAGCAGCAACCGGGTGACCGGCTTCCACCCCGCCGGACATCCCACCGGCCCGCGGGAGCCGGTGCGTCCCGACGGCCTCTACGGGGTGAGCAAGGTGGCCGTCGAGGCGCTCGGACAGCTGTACGCCGACAAGTTCGGGCTGTCCGTGATCTGTCTGCGCATCGGCAGCTTCGAGCGCGTCCCGACCGAGCCCCGGCATCTGTCGACGTGGCTGAGCCCGCGTGACGCCGTCGGCTACATCCGGGCCGCGCTGGCCGCGCCGCCCACCACCCGCTTCGCCACGGTCTACGCCGTCTCGGCCAACACCCGCCGTTTCTGGGAACTTCCCGACCCCTCGGAGCTGGCGTACACCCCTGTCGACGACGCCGAACTCCACTCCGCCGGCATCCCCGGGTCGGATCTCCCGGTCGACGTGACCGCGCCGCAGGCCGGCCCGTACGCCGACCCCGAGTTCACCCTCAAGCACCTGCGGCGCTGA
- a CDS encoding hypothetical protein (identified by MetaGeneAnnotator; putative;~sequence version:1), with product MVTPPRLVPLLAQFDFARERLLNRLTGPVRDSGNGIEVPVAGLTDEEYRWEPAPGCWSVRRRTSGPGPRATLLTGDRTGDWGRDATPPPHPEPAPFTTIAWRLSHLIEMFELRTDHTAGSRTRTRDDVRVHGDADSAVTAFAAASAAWRAMLTTVSDTDLDTVGYSSYPHGSDPEDVFMDVVWWLNQELLHHGAEIALLRDLHRARVGR from the coding sequence ATGGTGACCCCGCCCCGACTCGTCCCGCTCCTCGCGCAGTTCGACTTCGCGCGCGAGCGGCTGCTGAACCGGCTGACCGGGCCGGTACGGGACAGCGGGAACGGGATCGAGGTCCCGGTCGCCGGGCTGACCGACGAGGAGTACCGGTGGGAGCCGGCACCCGGCTGCTGGTCGGTGCGCCGGCGCACGAGCGGTCCGGGGCCCCGGGCCACGCTGCTGACCGGCGACCGTACGGGCGACTGGGGCCGGGACGCGACGCCGCCGCCGCATCCCGAGCCGGCGCCGTTCACCACGATCGCCTGGCGGCTGAGCCATCTGATCGAGATGTTCGAGCTGCGGACGGACCACACCGCCGGCAGCCGTACGCGCACCCGGGACGACGTGCGCGTGCACGGGGACGCCGACTCGGCCGTGACGGCGTTCGCCGCCGCTTCGGCGGCCTGGCGCGCGATGCTGACGACGGTGAGCGACACCGATCTGGACACGGTGGGCTACAGCAGTTACCCGCACGGCAGCGACCCGGAGGACGTGTTCATGGACGTCGTCTGGTGGCTGAACCAGGAGCTTCTGCATCACGGCGCGGAGATCGCGCTGCTGCGGGACCTGCACCGGGCGCGCGTGGGACGATGA
- a CDS encoding hypothetical protein (identified by MetaGeneAnnotator; putative;~sequence version:1): MSRIDASVDISRRPDEVFSYVTDPAHLAEWQESVVTARTTRGTPGSVGSQATITRHLGKRDVTTTMRMTEADPPHSWHLRGVDGPVRGDVRGTVEPLDGGARSRLTLSVDFESHGLGKVIAPLVVRPAARKEMPRNEQHLKDILEHGTRPTDT, from the coding sequence ATGTCCAGGATCGACGCCTCCGTCGACATCTCCCGCCGCCCCGACGAGGTCTTCTCGTACGTGACCGATCCCGCCCATCTGGCCGAGTGGCAGGAGAGCGTGGTCACGGCCCGTACGACGCGGGGCACCCCCGGCAGCGTGGGCTCGCAGGCCACGATCACCCGTCACCTGGGGAAGCGGGATGTCACCACGACCATGCGGATGACGGAAGCGGACCCGCCGCACAGCTGGCACCTCCGCGGCGTCGACGGGCCGGTGCGCGGCGACGTCCGGGGCACCGTCGAACCGCTCGACGGCGGCGCTCGCTCGCGGCTGACGCTCTCCGTCGACTTCGAGAGTCACGGCCTCGGCAAGGTGATCGCGCCGCTGGTCGTCCGGCCCGCGGCCCGCAAGGAGATGCCGCGCAACGAACAGCATCTGAAGGACATCCTGGAGCACGGCACCCGCCCCACGGACACCTGA
- a CDS encoding magnesium or manganese-dependent protein phosphatase (GAF domain; cl15785;~GAF domain; pfam13185;~PAS domain; PAS motifs appear in archaea, eubacteria and eukarya. Probably the most surprising identification of a PAS domain was that in EAG-like K+-channels. PAS domains have been found to bind ligands, and to act as sensors for light and oxygen in...; cd00130;~PAS domain; pfam13426;~PAS fold; pfam08448;~Serine/threonine phosphatases, family 2C, catalytic domain; The protein architecture and deduced catalytic mechanism of PP2C phosphatases are similarto the PP1, PP2A, PP2B family of protein Ser/Thr phosphatases, with which PP2C shares no sequence...; cl00120;~heme pocket [chemical binding];~identified by MetaGeneAnnotator; putative;~magnesium or manganese-dependent protein phosphatase [Streptomyces sp. C];~putative active site [active]) codes for MDTHQSPSSAPPPGAALGYAGVLNDLLPIALWREDTHGRIVEWSLAAQDLLGFRPEEALGQAAGTLLVPPANRGLADELTRKVHAGETVVGTLPVLRRDGHPITMEMWIVPAADPEGRPGAMLIAFETSQVLTMRESLATLESLFTQSPIGLATLGLDLRFVRVNDALARMNGVARSAHVGRRLSQVLPGVNAGALENLMRGVLDSGTAVVDARRVGRTPADPEHDHIWSSSYAPLRDHTGHALGLIASVIDITDSQQAHIEMERARHRFSLLAEAGERIGTTLDLRQTAEEVVSFLVPQLADSADLQLLEAILEPDESTAATRNVLRRLAGSFPDPGAPVQPLAVGRTFQIPYDSVYERVITDARAMDLHRADIPALVRDPRLDTLRGYLATRIGSARLIPLVARGTVLGTVTVTRLRTREPFDDEERVLIDEVVARAALNIDNARLYTTQRQAARTLQRSLTNNALPKVPGLELTGRYLPASVHDVGGDWFDVVALPGGRTGLVIGDVMGHGIHAAAVMGQLRTAVRALARHDIPPTHMLRSLDAVVADLGEDEMATCVYAVHDPACAGWTIARAGHPPPAVVTPDGTVTFLDGPPGTPLGTGAHEFGTEEVALPAGGLLVLYTDGLIESRERDLDQGMARIARTLSDPARPLDALCAGLLAGLPEGPGQDDVAMLLARTTTDAPRTPE; via the coding sequence TTGGACACTCACCAGTCGCCGAGCAGCGCGCCGCCGCCCGGGGCGGCGCTCGGGTACGCGGGCGTGCTCAACGACCTGCTGCCCATCGCGCTGTGGCGCGAGGACACCCACGGCCGGATCGTCGAATGGTCGCTGGCCGCCCAGGACCTGCTCGGATTCCGCCCCGAGGAGGCCCTCGGCCAGGCGGCGGGCACGCTGCTCGTCCCGCCCGCCAACCGGGGCCTCGCCGACGAACTGACCCGCAAGGTCCACGCCGGCGAGACCGTGGTCGGCACCCTCCCCGTCCTGCGCCGCGACGGGCACCCGATCACCATGGAGATGTGGATCGTGCCCGCCGCCGACCCGGAGGGCCGCCCCGGCGCCATGCTCATCGCCTTCGAGACCTCCCAAGTCCTCACGATGCGCGAATCCCTCGCCACCCTCGAATCCCTCTTCACCCAGTCGCCCATCGGACTCGCCACTCTCGGCCTCGACCTGCGCTTCGTCCGCGTCAACGACGCCCTCGCCCGGATGAACGGCGTCGCGCGCTCCGCCCACGTCGGCCGCCGGCTCTCCCAGGTCCTGCCGGGCGTCAACGCCGGCGCCCTCGAAAACCTCATGCGCGGCGTCCTCGACAGCGGCACCGCCGTCGTCGACGCCCGCCGGGTCGGCCGTACCCCCGCCGACCCCGAGCACGACCACATCTGGTCCAGCTCCTACGCCCCGCTGCGCGACCACACCGGTCACGCCCTCGGTCTCATCGCCTCCGTCATCGACATCACCGACAGCCAGCAGGCGCACATCGAGATGGAACGCGCCCGGCACCGCTTCAGCCTGCTCGCGGAGGCCGGCGAACGCATCGGCACCACCCTCGACCTGCGGCAGACCGCCGAGGAAGTGGTGTCCTTCCTCGTTCCGCAGCTCGCCGACTCCGCCGACCTCCAGCTCCTCGAAGCGATCCTGGAGCCCGACGAGTCCACCGCCGCCACCCGCAACGTCCTGCGCCGCCTCGCCGGATCCTTCCCCGATCCGGGCGCCCCCGTGCAGCCGCTCGCCGTCGGCCGCACCTTCCAGATCCCGTACGACTCCGTGTACGAGCGGGTCATCACCGACGCCCGTGCCATGGACCTGCACCGCGCGGACATCCCCGCCCTCGTTCGCGATCCCCGGCTCGACACCCTCCGCGGATACCTCGCCACCCGAATCGGCTCCGCCCGGCTCATCCCGCTCGTCGCCCGCGGCACGGTGCTCGGCACCGTCACCGTCACCCGGCTGCGCACCCGCGAGCCCTTCGACGACGAGGAACGCGTCCTCATCGACGAGGTCGTGGCCCGTGCCGCCCTCAACATCGACAACGCCCGCCTCTACACCACCCAGCGCCAGGCCGCCCGCACCCTCCAGCGCAGCCTCACCAACAACGCGCTGCCCAAGGTCCCCGGCCTGGAACTCACCGGCCGCTACCTCCCCGCCAGCGTCCACGACGTCGGCGGCGACTGGTTCGACGTGGTCGCCCTGCCCGGCGGCCGCACCGGCCTCGTCATCGGCGACGTCATGGGCCACGGCATCCACGCGGCGGCCGTCATGGGCCAGCTGCGCACCGCCGTCCGCGCCCTGGCCCGGCACGACATCCCGCCGACGCACATGCTGCGCTCCCTCGACGCGGTCGTCGCCGACCTGGGCGAGGACGAGATGGCGACCTGCGTGTACGCCGTCCACGACCCGGCCTGCGCCGGCTGGACCATCGCCCGGGCCGGTCATCCGCCGCCCGCCGTCGTCACCCCGGACGGCACCGTCACCTTCCTCGACGGCCCGCCGGGCACGCCGCTCGGCACCGGAGCGCACGAGTTCGGTACGGAAGAGGTGGCCCTGCCCGCGGGCGGGCTGCTCGTCCTCTACACGGACGGTCTCATCGAGTCCCGCGAGCGCGACCTCGACCAGGGCATGGCCCGGATCGCCCGCACACTGAGCGATCCGGCCCGTCCCCTGGACGCCCTGTGCGCGGGCCTGCTGGCCGGACTGCCCGAGGGCCCGGGGCAGGACGACGTGGCCATGCTGCTCGCCCGTACGACGACCGACGCGCCGCGCACGCCGGAGTGA